Proteins from one Gasterosteus aculeatus chromosome 11, fGasAcu3.hap1.1, whole genome shotgun sequence genomic window:
- the zbedx gene encoding uncharacterized protein zbedx — MSEMDGDPHDSSGETKSAMHTWRYRHHFTYKADQGKNIIVQCNLCLPRVNLLSTSKTSTSNLKKHLDRTHLGCEARPDVKRGRKKEEHNGEESRHCQLKKLKAEIISKCMTQAKIDELIFNFIVEDCQSFYVLEQPGFRKLISGLTEGLKSMDRVTLFTKVDQGFSRMREELMAKLGGIQYVCTTADIWTANNRSFFGMTCHWIDRHSLERKSAALGFARLQGRITHDTIAGRIHDIHVAYNIDSKVQTTVTDNGSPFVSAFKEFAVDGPESDDDIGFYENVGAVLEGEPEQDMLLFLPTVQRCASHTLEQIVTEDFWQAVSQGPMCQLHYSTMAKVYSLWSKCHHLQVGMDAAEEIGKMALVVPAVIRWNVEYCAVQKIVSLSERELTELCARLEVVRLQAEEMAFLKEYVTVFHPLAFALELFQAEQKCYLGLVIPTVLSLKNKLNEQKDSANYFGDVIGAIVVAIDVRFQELFASTEAKIATATTPQFRLWWMAASDREEMCALLATEASQMDPGNIPEANTSRNVSTIESEDDFFSYGSAKPTVQIQQRGVTEEIRKYIEGTGKSLECLQDFPRVKQLFLKYNTTLPSTAPVQRLFSQKGNLVTSQRNFLTDDYFERIQLLRYNSLVCAPLAE, encoded by the exons ATGTCCGAAATGGATGGCGATCCCCATGACAGCAGCGGCGAGACCAAATCGGCCATGCATACTTGGCGTTATCGCCACCATTTCACGTACAAGGCAGATCAAGGGAAGAATATCATCGTCCAGTGTAATCTATGTCTGCCGAGGGTTAATCTGCTGTCCACGTCGAAAACCTCCACGTCAAACCTAAAGAAGCATTTAGAC AGGACCCACTTGGGCTGTGAAGCCAGGCCTGATGtcaagagggggaggaagaaagaggagcaCAACGGCGAGGAGAGCCGGCACTGCCAGCTCAAGAAGCTGAAAGCGGAAATCATCTCCAAATGCATGACCCAGGCGAAGATCGACGAGCTGATTTTCAACTTCATCGTGGAGGACTGCCAGTCGTTTTACGTGCTGGAGCAGCCCGGCTTCAGGAAGCTGATTTCGGGCTTAACTGAGGGGCTGAAGTCCATGGACAGGGTGACCTTGTTCACAAAGGTGGACCAGGGTTTCTCCAGGATGCGGGAGGAGCTCATGGCGAAACTCGGCGGCATCCAGTACGTGTGCACCACGGCCGACATCTGGACGGCCAACAACAGGAGCTTCTTCGGCATGACCTGCCACTGGATCGACAGGCACTCCCTGGAGAGGAAGTCCGCCGCCCTGGGGTTCGCGCGGCTGCAGGGCCGCATCACGCACGACACCATCGCCGGGCGGATACACGACATCCACGTGGCGTACAACATCGACAGCAAGGTGCAGACCACGGTCACCGACAACGGCAGCCCCTTCGTCAGCGCCTTCAAGGAGTTCGCGGTGGACGGCCCGGAGAGCGACGACGACATCGGCTTCTACGAGAACGTGGGCGCCGTCCTGGAGGGCGAGCCGGAGCAGGACATGCTGCTCTTCCTGCCCACCGTGCAGCGCTGCGCCTCGCACACCCTGGAGCAGATCGTCACCGAGGACTTCTGGCAGGCGGTGTCGCAGGGGCCCATGTGCCAGTTGCACTACAGCACCATGGCCAAAGTGTACTCGCTGTGGAGCAAATGCCACCACCTCCAGGTGGGCATGGACGCGGCGGAGGAGATCGGGAAGATGGCCCTGGTCGTGCCCGCCGTCATCCGCTGGAATGTGGAGTACTGCGCCGTGCAGAAGATCGTCTCCCTCTCCGAGCGGGAGCTGACGGAGCTGTGCGCCCGCCTGGAGGTCGTGCGCCTGCAGGCGGAGGAGATGGCCTTCCTCAAAGAGTACGTGACCGTGTTTCACCCGCTCGCCTTTGCGCTCGAACTCTTCCAGGCGGAGCAGAAGTGCTACCTGGGCCTGGTCATCCCGACCGTGCTCAGCCTGAAGAACAAGCTCAACGAGCAGAAGGACTCGGCCAACTACTTCGGCGACGTCATCGGCGCCATCGTGGTGGCCATCGACGTGAGGTTCCAGGAGCTGTTCGCCAGCACGGAGGCCAAAATCGCGACGGCAACCACGCCGCAGTTTCGCCTGTGGTGGATGGCGGCCTCGGACCGGGAGGAGATGTGCGCCCTGCTGGCCACCGAGGCGTCCCAGATGGACCCCGGCAACATCCCCGAGGCAAACACCAGCCGCAACGTGTCCACCATCGAGTCCGAGGACGACTTCTTCAGCTACGGCTCGGCCAAGCCCACCGTCCAGATCCAGCAGCGGGGGGTGACGGAGGAGATCCGCAAGTACATCGAAGGGACGGGGAAGAGCCTGGAGTGCCTACAGGACTTCCCCAGGGTGaagcagctttttttaaagtacaacACCACGCTGCCGTCCACGGCCCCCGTGCAGCGCCTCTTCAGTCAGAAGGGCAACCTGGTGACCTCGCAGAGGAACTTCCTGACCGACGACTACTTTGAACGCATTCAGCTCTTGAGGTACAACAGCCTCGTGTGCGCGCCGCTGGCCGAGTGA